The Periplaneta americana isolate PAMFEO1 chromosome 9, P.americana_PAMFEO1_priV1, whole genome shotgun sequence genome contains a region encoding:
- the LOC138706793 gene encoding uncharacterized protein: protein MDMTSLSHENLADRQKLLPQLSELVGRAGRMTYLPGVENPLLQIHDHVRKPWRYMTLRKGSPALEVPRDSRASLVINLDSAPYRDRARLLRRHDVIIVKTYDELVHDRGSVLAIYTSVYPFWFTDDEGPQVDSQRMQREWAQGATLFSGADILLYSVQSPVLSIKTTTHTEDLFLHSTNSNRSEFGTLFVQAPANDLNVGHLEFRYYRYGREWWELGEVLVMGRPKSLARLVRSMSSSRVWGPTGLSYHCSDHTIFADGEKGVQIVFRTIQTQPFLDELTFGDSVDCVPFFPLSSLLFLGVASLYIGILLLTLRFTAAIQCHHAFEVPGRHLVVHKDTYFNTQ, encoded by the exons CTGAGCCATGAGAACTTGGCGGACCGACAGAAGCTGCTCCCCCAGCTCTCAGAGCTTGTGGGCCGTGCAGGACGGATGACATACCTGCCTGGCGTGGAGAACCCTCTGCTGCAGATCCACGATCATGTGCGGAAACCATGGCGCTACATGACACTGCGCAAGGGCTCTCCTGCTCTCGAGGTCCCTAGGGACTCACGAGCATCCCTGGTTATCAACCTAGATTCGGCCCCCTACAGGGACAGAGCCAGATTGCTGCGAAGACATG ACGTCATCATCGTGAAGACTTATGACGAACTGGTGCACGACCGCGGTAGTGTGCTCGCTATCTACACCTCGGTCTACCCATTCTGG TTCACAGACGATGAGGGGCCGCAAGTCGACAGTCAGCGGATGCAAAGAGAGTGGGCACAAGGTGCCACGCTGTTTTCTGGGGCCGATATTCTTCTCTACAGCGTGCAGAGCCCCGTGCTGAGTATCAAGACGACGACGCACAC GGAAGATCTGTTCCTGCACAGCACAAACAGCAACAGGTCCGAGTTCGGCACGCTCTTTGTGCAGGCGCCTGCAAATGACTTGAATGTGGGGCATTTGGA GTTCAGGTACTACCGCTATGGAAGGGAATGGTGGGAGCTAGGAGAGGTGCTGGTGATGGGCAGACCCAAGAGTCTGGCGCGACTCGTGCGCAGTATGAGCAGCAGTCGTGTCTGGGGTCCTACTGGCTTGTCCTATCACTGCAGCGACCACACCATCTTTGCAGATGGAGAAAAGGGCGTGCAAATCGTTTTCAGGACAATTCAG ACGCAACCATTTTTAGATGAGCTGACATTCGGGGACTCAGTGGACTGTGTACCGTTCTTCCCCCTGAGCAGCCTGCTGTTCCTGGGCGTGGCAAGTCTGTACATCGGCATCCTTCTGCTCACGCTGCGCTTCACAGCTGCCATTCAGTGTCACCACGCCTTTGAGGTGCCTGGCAGGCACCTCGTCGTCCACAAGGACACTTATTTCAACACACAATGA